The proteins below come from a single Miscanthus floridulus cultivar M001 chromosome 1, ASM1932011v1, whole genome shotgun sequence genomic window:
- the LOC136463080 gene encoding protein TORNADO 1-like isoform X3: MSAWTTVVSTSCTGPGSSVKQVEFQKNVFSTKSAHAFVLLSEMLHQNNTIKAVVFSECRIGSTGATLLASALANNRSVEEFQVWEDSIGSKGAEELSKMIEVNFILKKLIILDNSSITVAPLISAVLARNRRVEVHIWGHSRGTKGGMNSCKIVEFLPETGSMRIYSNINSTGLQRVACALAWNTTVTTLDMSSVPLKSKWTKELRGVLERNRSLKTVKLSKCSLGDKAVVYIAAGLFKNSYLENLTLDGNRFGGVGVEHLLCPLSTFSPLQRQANTTLKVLSFGGERANIGKHGVSAILQMLETNQSLIQLAICNDASLKPNDVVKIFTSLERNATLRSLSLRGCKGVEGEAILQTIMGTLEVNPWIEEIDLHGTPLHVAGKTDRIYEKLCQNGSLVLPNDFLDLPLSAPTCCHVFLCGQESAGKSMLHNSINQCMNPLKSSRMDVTSTLMNPVVQMEYTSENKTSAFFDGNTKLTMCNLGGQEESFPLHDFMFLVHGGPCFFMIVSSLVLKPANRYPKSIDQIELELIYWLKFLVSNAKRVSQLFLPSVTIVLTHYDKVAHLPEGLQPIAALVQRLREEFHSYAEIYPTVFAVDARSLVSVSRLTHHLRMTIKTILQQVPQVYEVCNDLVRVLHDWRLKNNKAVIKWSDFREICQLNIPALRLRSRRDNVEKVDTRRRTVAKSLHNLGEIIFFEELGVLILDCDWFCQDVLNHLATLKSVRTKRSGFVRKQELEKILQEKLCNQIQGSNWRAGASFQGNDVINLLLKLELCYEQDPGNPDTLLLVPSILEESKEGTQKWHLTMPDCRYVGRRLKCKDIHMFLTSDFFPRLQVRLHNKIMCMGQQQGSVYIVEKNLIYTVVNGFHVRVELGRTLDSSIDVLACSSKSVTDMVRIFHKLIIPTILNMSSSLVFEESIIRPDCVKYLIPHRFLQTQLLPLKRIKQILLSLPAESMYDYEHTWSAIESNKRIILQSGSDHARELLSDDDFHEVLHRRYYDLQHLATELAVTPDNQQQPEIIPETDVVDPSILGIAKGVEMVLQRLKRVEQGIRDLKEEIASLRYYEYHLVTELHRKMDYMMNYNIQLEERKLPQMFYLVSLDNRSKQLVTRILPGMRSLRVHMLCEFRREMHVVEDQLGCDLIQVDNQTVKSLLPYMSKFMKLLTFALKIGAHFIVGMGEMIPDLSREVVHLLYSSAMYGAAASATSMGALGAAALYGRSRNGGNQGGTSDMGEDMKTTRQWLVDFLKGQGVLTGMDIAQRFGLWRVRYRDDGHIAWICRQHIAAREEEIFELPL; the protein is encoded by the exons ATGTCTGCATGGACAACAGTAGTGTCAACTTCCTGCACAG GCCCTGGCTCAAGCGTGAAGCAGGTGGAATTCCAGAAGAATGTTTTCAGCACAAAATCAGCACATGCTTTTGTTCTACTCTCGGAAATGCTTCATCAGAACAACACCATCAAAGCAGTTGTTTTCTCTGAATGTAGAATTGGATCAACTGGAGCCACGTTGCTTGCTTCAGCTTTGGCAAACAACAGAAGTGTGGAGGAGTTCCAAGTATGGGAGGACTCCATAGGCTCCAAGGGGGCAGAAGAACTCTCCAAGATGATCGAGGTGAACTTTATCCTGAAGAAATTGATCATCCTTGACAACAGCTCCATTACAGTGGCTCcacttatctctgctgtgcttgCACGCAACCGTAGAGTGGAGGTTCACATATGGGGACACAGTCGTGGCACAAAAGGTGGCATGaacagctgtaaaattgttgaaTTCCTGCCTGAGACTGGGAGCATGAGGATCTACAGCAACATTAACTCGACAGGGCTGCAACGGGTTGCTTGTGCTCTGGCATGGAATACCACAGTGACAACACTGGACATGTCAAGTGTCCCACTAAAGTCCAAATGGACCAAAGAGCTTAGAGGAGTCCTTGAACGGAACAGGAGCCTGAAAACTGTGAAGCTTAGCAAGTGTTCCCTTGGGGACAAAGCAGTGGTGTATATAGCTGCAGGGCTCTTTAAGAACAGCTATTTAGAGAACTTGACTTTGGATGGAAATAGATTTGGTGGAGTAGGGGTGGAGCATTTGCTATGCCCTCTTAGCACCTTTTCTCCACTTCAGAGACAAGCCAATACCACATTGAAGGTTTTGAGTTTTGGAGGAGAGCGAGCGAATATAGGCAAGCATGGTGTATCTGCTATCTTGCAGATGTTGGAGACAAACCAGAGCCTAATTCAACTGGCAATATGCAATGATGCAAGTTTGAAGCCAAATGATGTTGTCAAAATCTTTACTAGTTTAGAGAGGAATGCCACTCTTCGTAGCTTGTCTTTGAGAGGCTGCAAGGGAGTTGAGGGGGAGGCAATCCTGCAAACCATTATGGGCACTTTAGAAGTCAACCCTTGGATTGAAGAAATTGACCTTCATGGAACACCTTTGCATGTTGCTGGGAAAACAGACCGAATTTATGAGAAGCTCTGTCAAAATGGGAGTCTTGTTCTGCCAAATGATTTTCTTGATTTGCCACTTAGTGCTCCTACTTGCTGCCATGTTTTTCTATGTGGTCAGGAATCAGCAG GTAAAAGCATGCTACATAACTCCATAAATCAGTGCATGAACCCATTGAAGTCGTCTCGCATGGATGTAACAAGTACTTTGATGAATCCAGTTGTGCAAATGGAGTACACCAGCGAGAATAAAACTAGTGCTTTCTTTGATGGCAACACAAAATTGACAATGTGTAATCTTGGTGGACAAGAGGAGAGTTTTCCCTTACATGATTTTATGTTTCTGGTGCATGGCGGTCCATGCTTTTTCATGATTGTATCTAGCTTGGTTCTGAAGCCTGCTAATAGGTATCCCAAAAGCATAGATCAGATTGAACTGGAACTGATATATTGGCTTAAGTTTTTGGTTTCAAATGCTAAGAGAGTCTCACAATTATTTCTTCCCAGTGTAACTATAGTTCTCACCCATTATGACAAGGTAGCTCATCTACCAGAAGGGCTACAGCCAATTGCTGCACTTGTACAAAGGCTCAGAGAAGAATTCCATTCATATGCAGAAATTTACCCCACTGTTTTTGCCGTGGATGCAAGATCATTGGTTTCAGTAAGTAGACTCACCCATCACTTGCGGATGACAATTAAGACAATCCTCCAGCAAGTACCTCAAGTTTATGAAGTATGCAATGATTTGGTTAGAGTTTTGCATGACTGGAGGTTGAAGAATAATAAAGCTGTAATCAAATGGTCTGACTTCCGTGAGATATGTCAGCTCAACATTCCAGCGCTAAGATTGAGATCAAGGCGTGATAATGTAGAGAAAGTGGACACAAGAAGACGTACTGTTGCAAAATCACTGCATAACTTgggtgaaataatattttttgagGAGCTTGGAGTACTGATCTTGGATTGTGACTGGTTCTGTCAAGATGTCCTTAACCATCTAGCTACACTGAAATCAGTCAGGACAAAAAGAAGTGGTTTTGTCCGCAAACAAGAGCTGGAGAAGATTCTGCAAGAGAAGCTGTGCAACCAAATTCAAGGGTCAAACTGGAGAGCTGGTGCATCTTTCCAGGGCAATGATGTCATAAATTTGCTGTTGAAGCTCGAATTGTGTTATGAACAGGATCCTGGAAACCCAGACACATTGCTTCTAGTGCCATCTATTCTTGAGGAAAGCAAAGAAGGGACTCAAAAGTGGCACTTAACCATGCCAGACTGCAGATATGTTGGAAGGCGTCTTAAATGCAAAGATATACACATGTTTTTGACAAGCGATTTCTTTCCAAGGCTTCAG GTTCGTTTGCACAACAAGATCATGTGCATGGGACAGCAACAGGGTTCAGTCTACATCGTGGAGAAAAATCTTATTTATACAGTGGTCAATGGTTTCCATGTTAGAGTGGAGCTGGGAAGGACATTAGACTCATCCATCGATGTGCTTGCATGCTCCAGCAAAAGTGTTACTGACATGGTGAGGATATTCCACAAGTTAATAATCCCGACCATACtaaacatgtcttcaagtttggtGTTCGAGGAAAGCATTATCAGGCCAGACTGTGTAAAATATCTCATACCACATAGGTTCCTCCAAACGCAGCTACTGCCTCTGAAGAGAATAAAGCAAATTCTTTTGTCATTGCCTGCAGAAAGCATGTATGATTACGAGCATACATGGAGTGCAATTGAAAGCAATAAAAGGATCATCTTACAATCAGGATCAGATCATGCCAGAGAATTGCTATCAGATGATGACTTCCATGAAGTCCTTCACCGTAGGTACTATGATCTACAGCACCTCGCAACTGAACTTGCTGTCACCCCAGACAATCAGCAGCAACCTGAAATCATCCCTGAAACAGATGTGGTTGATCCTTCCATATTAGGCATTGCAAAAGGTGTTGAGATGGTTCTCCAAAGATTGAAGAGAGTGGAACAAGGAATAAGGGACCTCAAGGAGGAAATCGCAAGTCTGAGGTATTACGAGTATCACCTTGTGACTGAACTCCACAGGAAAATGGACTACATGATGAATTACAACATCCAGTTGGAGGAAAGGAAATTGCCACAGATGTTCTATCTTGTTAGCCTAGACAACCGGTCCAAACAGCTGGTCACAAGAATACTGCCTGGGATGCGGTCCTTACGAGTGCACATGCTGTGCGAGTTCCGTAGAGAGATGCATGTAGTAGAAGATCAGCTCGGCTGTGACCTGATTCAAGTGGACAACCAGACGGTGAAATCCTTGCTACCCTACATGAGCAAGTTCATGAAGCTGCTGACCTTTGCTCTGAAGATCGGCGCACATTTCATCGTTGGAATGGGAGAGATGATACCTGACCTGAGCAGGGAGGTAGTGCACCTGCTGTACTCCTCGGCCATGTACGGCGCGGCTGCATCTGCCACGTCCATGGGGGCTCTGGGCGCAGCAGCACTGTATGGAAGGTCAAGGAATGGTGGCAACCAAGGTGGCACAAGCGACATGGGAGAGGATATGAAAACAACCAGGCAATGGCTTGTGGATTTCTTGAAAGGGCAAGGTGTTTTGACGGGGATGGACATAGCACAGAGATTTGGCCTGTGGCGTGTTCGATACAGAGACGATGGCCACATTGCATGGATCTGCAGGCAGCACATCGCAGCAAGGGAAGAGGAAATCTTCGAGCTGCCACTTTGA
- the LOC136463080 gene encoding protein TORNADO 1-like isoform X1 yields MGDRMIMITSPSKRDDARDIGDIDLQSYKDVENIAFYQVPANLESVLSMESERSLGVHVCMDNSSVNFLHRFLRHLVGYKENYINLRNILFHGIEWQIQGLQLLCSLLGPGSSVKQVEFQKNVFSTKSAHAFVLLSEMLHQNNTIKAVVFSECRIGSTGATLLASALANNRSVEEFQVWEDSIGSKGAEELSKMIEVNFILKKLIILDNSSITVAPLISAVLARNRRVEVHIWGHSRGTKGGMNSCKIVEFLPETGSMRIYSNINSTGLQRVACALAWNTTVTTLDMSSVPLKSKWTKELRGVLERNRSLKTVKLSKCSLGDKAVVYIAAGLFKNSYLENLTLDGNRFGGVGVEHLLCPLSTFSPLQRQANTTLKVLSFGGERANIGKHGVSAILQMLETNQSLIQLAICNDASLKPNDVVKIFTSLERNATLRSLSLRGCKGVEGEAILQTIMGTLEVNPWIEEIDLHGTPLHVAGKTDRIYEKLCQNGSLVLPNDFLDLPLSAPTCCHVFLCGQESAGKSMLHNSINQCMNPLKSSRMDVTSTLMNPVVQMEYTSENKTSAFFDGNTKLTMCNLGGQEESFPLHDFMFLVHGGPCFFMIVSSLVLKPANRYPKSIDQIELELIYWLKFLVSNAKRVSQLFLPSVTIVLTHYDKVAHLPEGLQPIAALVQRLREEFHSYAEIYPTVFAVDARSLVSVSRLTHHLRMTIKTILQQVPQVYEVCNDLVRVLHDWRLKNNKAVIKWSDFREICQLNIPALRLRSRRDNVEKVDTRRRTVAKSLHNLGEIIFFEELGVLILDCDWFCQDVLNHLATLKSVRTKRSGFVRKQELEKILQEKLCNQIQGSNWRAGASFQGNDVINLLLKLELCYEQDPGNPDTLLLVPSILEESKEGTQKWHLTMPDCRYVGRRLKCKDIHMFLTSDFFPRLQVRLHNKIMCMGQQQGSVYIVEKNLIYTVVNGFHVRVELGRTLDSSIDVLACSSKSVTDMVRIFHKLIIPTILNMSSSLVFEESIIRPDCVKYLIPHRFLQTQLLPLKRIKQILLSLPAESMYDYEHTWSAIESNKRIILQSGSDHARELLSDDDFHEVLHRRYYDLQHLATELAVTPDNQQQPEIIPETDVVDPSILGIAKGVEMVLQRLKRVEQGIRDLKEEIASLRYYEYHLVTELHRKMDYMMNYNIQLEERKLPQMFYLVSLDNRSKQLVTRILPGMRSLRVHMLCEFRREMHVVEDQLGCDLIQVDNQTVKSLLPYMSKFMKLLTFALKIGAHFIVGMGEMIPDLSREVVHLLYSSAMYGAAASATSMGALGAAALYGRSRNGGNQGGTSDMGEDMKTTRQWLVDFLKGQGVLTGMDIAQRFGLWRVRYRDDGHIAWICRQHIAAREEEIFELPL; encoded by the exons ATGGGTGATAGGATGATCATGATAACGTCGCCATCTAAGAGGGACGATGCCAGAGATATTGGAGATATTGATTTGCAGTCCTACAAGGACGTGGAGAACATCGCGTTCTACCAGGTTCCAGCAAATTTGGAATCAGTCTTGTCCATGGAAAGTGAGAGATCACTAGGAGTTCATGTCTGCATGGACAACAGTAGTGTCAACTTCCTGCACAGGTTTCTTCGTCACCTTGTGGGGTACAAAGAGAACTACATTAATTTGAGAAACATCCTATTCCATGGTATTGAATGGCAGATTCAGGGGTTGCAACTTCTCTGTTCACTTTTAGGCCCTGGCTCAAGCGTGAAGCAGGTGGAATTCCAGAAGAATGTTTTCAGCACAAAATCAGCACATGCTTTTGTTCTACTCTCGGAAATGCTTCATCAGAACAACACCATCAAAGCAGTTGTTTTCTCTGAATGTAGAATTGGATCAACTGGAGCCACGTTGCTTGCTTCAGCTTTGGCAAACAACAGAAGTGTGGAGGAGTTCCAAGTATGGGAGGACTCCATAGGCTCCAAGGGGGCAGAAGAACTCTCCAAGATGATCGAGGTGAACTTTATCCTGAAGAAATTGATCATCCTTGACAACAGCTCCATTACAGTGGCTCcacttatctctgctgtgcttgCACGCAACCGTAGAGTGGAGGTTCACATATGGGGACACAGTCGTGGCACAAAAGGTGGCATGaacagctgtaaaattgttgaaTTCCTGCCTGAGACTGGGAGCATGAGGATCTACAGCAACATTAACTCGACAGGGCTGCAACGGGTTGCTTGTGCTCTGGCATGGAATACCACAGTGACAACACTGGACATGTCAAGTGTCCCACTAAAGTCCAAATGGACCAAAGAGCTTAGAGGAGTCCTTGAACGGAACAGGAGCCTGAAAACTGTGAAGCTTAGCAAGTGTTCCCTTGGGGACAAAGCAGTGGTGTATATAGCTGCAGGGCTCTTTAAGAACAGCTATTTAGAGAACTTGACTTTGGATGGAAATAGATTTGGTGGAGTAGGGGTGGAGCATTTGCTATGCCCTCTTAGCACCTTTTCTCCACTTCAGAGACAAGCCAATACCACATTGAAGGTTTTGAGTTTTGGAGGAGAGCGAGCGAATATAGGCAAGCATGGTGTATCTGCTATCTTGCAGATGTTGGAGACAAACCAGAGCCTAATTCAACTGGCAATATGCAATGATGCAAGTTTGAAGCCAAATGATGTTGTCAAAATCTTTACTAGTTTAGAGAGGAATGCCACTCTTCGTAGCTTGTCTTTGAGAGGCTGCAAGGGAGTTGAGGGGGAGGCAATCCTGCAAACCATTATGGGCACTTTAGAAGTCAACCCTTGGATTGAAGAAATTGACCTTCATGGAACACCTTTGCATGTTGCTGGGAAAACAGACCGAATTTATGAGAAGCTCTGTCAAAATGGGAGTCTTGTTCTGCCAAATGATTTTCTTGATTTGCCACTTAGTGCTCCTACTTGCTGCCATGTTTTTCTATGTGGTCAGGAATCAGCAG GTAAAAGCATGCTACATAACTCCATAAATCAGTGCATGAACCCATTGAAGTCGTCTCGCATGGATGTAACAAGTACTTTGATGAATCCAGTTGTGCAAATGGAGTACACCAGCGAGAATAAAACTAGTGCTTTCTTTGATGGCAACACAAAATTGACAATGTGTAATCTTGGTGGACAAGAGGAGAGTTTTCCCTTACATGATTTTATGTTTCTGGTGCATGGCGGTCCATGCTTTTTCATGATTGTATCTAGCTTGGTTCTGAAGCCTGCTAATAGGTATCCCAAAAGCATAGATCAGATTGAACTGGAACTGATATATTGGCTTAAGTTTTTGGTTTCAAATGCTAAGAGAGTCTCACAATTATTTCTTCCCAGTGTAACTATAGTTCTCACCCATTATGACAAGGTAGCTCATCTACCAGAAGGGCTACAGCCAATTGCTGCACTTGTACAAAGGCTCAGAGAAGAATTCCATTCATATGCAGAAATTTACCCCACTGTTTTTGCCGTGGATGCAAGATCATTGGTTTCAGTAAGTAGACTCACCCATCACTTGCGGATGACAATTAAGACAATCCTCCAGCAAGTACCTCAAGTTTATGAAGTATGCAATGATTTGGTTAGAGTTTTGCATGACTGGAGGTTGAAGAATAATAAAGCTGTAATCAAATGGTCTGACTTCCGTGAGATATGTCAGCTCAACATTCCAGCGCTAAGATTGAGATCAAGGCGTGATAATGTAGAGAAAGTGGACACAAGAAGACGTACTGTTGCAAAATCACTGCATAACTTgggtgaaataatattttttgagGAGCTTGGAGTACTGATCTTGGATTGTGACTGGTTCTGTCAAGATGTCCTTAACCATCTAGCTACACTGAAATCAGTCAGGACAAAAAGAAGTGGTTTTGTCCGCAAACAAGAGCTGGAGAAGATTCTGCAAGAGAAGCTGTGCAACCAAATTCAAGGGTCAAACTGGAGAGCTGGTGCATCTTTCCAGGGCAATGATGTCATAAATTTGCTGTTGAAGCTCGAATTGTGTTATGAACAGGATCCTGGAAACCCAGACACATTGCTTCTAGTGCCATCTATTCTTGAGGAAAGCAAAGAAGGGACTCAAAAGTGGCACTTAACCATGCCAGACTGCAGATATGTTGGAAGGCGTCTTAAATGCAAAGATATACACATGTTTTTGACAAGCGATTTCTTTCCAAGGCTTCAG GTTCGTTTGCACAACAAGATCATGTGCATGGGACAGCAACAGGGTTCAGTCTACATCGTGGAGAAAAATCTTATTTATACAGTGGTCAATGGTTTCCATGTTAGAGTGGAGCTGGGAAGGACATTAGACTCATCCATCGATGTGCTTGCATGCTCCAGCAAAAGTGTTACTGACATGGTGAGGATATTCCACAAGTTAATAATCCCGACCATACtaaacatgtcttcaagtttggtGTTCGAGGAAAGCATTATCAGGCCAGACTGTGTAAAATATCTCATACCACATAGGTTCCTCCAAACGCAGCTACTGCCTCTGAAGAGAATAAAGCAAATTCTTTTGTCATTGCCTGCAGAAAGCATGTATGATTACGAGCATACATGGAGTGCAATTGAAAGCAATAAAAGGATCATCTTACAATCAGGATCAGATCATGCCAGAGAATTGCTATCAGATGATGACTTCCATGAAGTCCTTCACCGTAGGTACTATGATCTACAGCACCTCGCAACTGAACTTGCTGTCACCCCAGACAATCAGCAGCAACCTGAAATCATCCCTGAAACAGATGTGGTTGATCCTTCCATATTAGGCATTGCAAAAGGTGTTGAGATGGTTCTCCAAAGATTGAAGAGAGTGGAACAAGGAATAAGGGACCTCAAGGAGGAAATCGCAAGTCTGAGGTATTACGAGTATCACCTTGTGACTGAACTCCACAGGAAAATGGACTACATGATGAATTACAACATCCAGTTGGAGGAAAGGAAATTGCCACAGATGTTCTATCTTGTTAGCCTAGACAACCGGTCCAAACAGCTGGTCACAAGAATACTGCCTGGGATGCGGTCCTTACGAGTGCACATGCTGTGCGAGTTCCGTAGAGAGATGCATGTAGTAGAAGATCAGCTCGGCTGTGACCTGATTCAAGTGGACAACCAGACGGTGAAATCCTTGCTACCCTACATGAGCAAGTTCATGAAGCTGCTGACCTTTGCTCTGAAGATCGGCGCACATTTCATCGTTGGAATGGGAGAGATGATACCTGACCTGAGCAGGGAGGTAGTGCACCTGCTGTACTCCTCGGCCATGTACGGCGCGGCTGCATCTGCCACGTCCATGGGGGCTCTGGGCGCAGCAGCACTGTATGGAAGGTCAAGGAATGGTGGCAACCAAGGTGGCACAAGCGACATGGGAGAGGATATGAAAACAACCAGGCAATGGCTTGTGGATTTCTTGAAAGGGCAAGGTGTTTTGACGGGGATGGACATAGCACAGAGATTTGGCCTGTGGCGTGTTCGATACAGAGACGATGGCCACATTGCATGGATCTGCAGGCAGCACATCGCAGCAAGGGAAGAGGAAATCTTCGAGCTGCCACTTTGA